The window GCTTCGCGCTGTCGCCCGGGACCTCGGGATGGCCTCGTCCGCGGTCTACCGATACTTCGCCAGCCGGGACGAACTGCTCACGGCACTGATCATCGATGCGTACGGCGCGGTCGGCGACGCAGCCGAGCAGGCCGCCGCCGACAAGGCGACACCATTGGAGAAGTGGCTGGCGATCGGGCACGCGGCACGGGAGTGGGCCTTGGCGAACCCGCACGAGTGGGCGCTGATCTACGGCAGCCCGGTGCCCGGGTACTCGGCGCCCCGGGACACCGTCGAGCCCGCGACCCGGGTCATGCTCCTGCTCGGCGCGACGCTGGCCGAGGCGCACCGCTCCCACGAGATCACCGTCCGGCCGCCGCTCACCGGCCGTTTCGCGGAGGAACTGGCGGGTGTCGCCAGCGCTTACCTCCCGGACCTCGGCGCCCGTGTCATCGCCGACACCATCGCGGCGTTCTTCCAGATCTGCGGTGCCATCAGTTTCGAGCTCTTCGGCCAGCTCAACAACACGATCGAAGAGGACCGGAAGGGCTTCTTCGACTACCAGTTACGGGCCGCGGCGAACCTGGCCGGGCTCATCGAATGACGGGCGTCCAGCCGGCGTCCGCCATCAGCACCCGGTCGCCGCGCATCGGCACGCCCTCGGCCAGGAGCAGCGCCTTCGCTCGGGCCTCGTGACCCGGGGGGAGCCGGCCGCCACCGCTGCACACCCGGTGCCACGGGATGCCCCCGCCGTGCAACGCCATGATCCGGCCGACCTGCCGGGGCGAGTTGCGGCCGGACCGGTCGGCCAGCGCGTCGGCGATCGCGCCGTACGACATCACCCGCCCTGCCGGGATGCTCTCCACCAGCGCCAGGACCTCTTCGACGTACTCCTGCGGTGTCACAACCCGCCACGATATGGGATCGGAGGACTGTCGACGCGGCCCGGCCGAGCACAATGGGCCAGGTGCGGGAAGTGGTGACCGGTGCGCGCCGGATCGTGGTCAAAGTGGGGTCGTCCTCGCTGACCACCGCGACGGGTGGCATCGACGAGCAACGGGTCGACGCCCTCGTCGACGTGCTGGGCTCGCTGGCGACTGGCGGGCGTGAGGTGGTTCTGGTGTCCAGCGGCGCGATCGCCGCCGGGCTCGCTCCACTCCAGCTGCGCCGGCGACCACGTGACCTGGCCACCCAGCAGGCGGCCGCCTCGGTCGGTCAGGGTCTGCTGATCGCGCGGTATACGGCCGGGTTCGCCCGTCACGGGCTCACGGTCGGACAGGTGCTGCTCACCGTGGACGACGTGACACGCCGGGCGCACTATCGGAACGCGTACCGGACGCTGCGCAAACTACTCGACCTGGGCGCCCTGCCGATCGTCAACGAGAACGACACGGTCGCCACCGAGGAGATCCGGTTCGGTGACAACGACCGGCTCGCCGCGCTGGTCGCCGCGCTCGCCGACGCCGATCTGCTGGTTCTGCTCTCCGATGTGGACGCGCTCTACACCGGCAATCCGGCCGACCCGACGTCCCGGCGGATCCCGCTGGTTCGCGACGACACCGACCTCGAAGGGATCGCGATCGGCTCGGCCGGGCGGTCCGGGGTGGGCACCGGCGGCATGGTGACGAAGGTGGAGGCGGCCCGGATAGCGACCGGTTTCGGCATCCCGGTGGTGCTGACCGCGGCCCCGCTGGCCGGGCCGGCGCTGTCCGGCGAGGAGGTCGGCACCCTCTTCGAGGCGGCCGACCATCGGCCGGCCGCGCGGCTCTTCTGGCTGGCCCACGCGACCGCGCCACGCGGTCGGCTGCACCTCGACGAGGGCGCGGTCGCGGCGATCGTGGCCCGACGCAAATCGCTGCTGCCGGCCGGCATCACCGCGGTCGACGGTTCGTTCGCCGCCGGCGATCCGGTGGATCTGATCGATGCCGGATCCGGTACGCCGGTGGCACGCGGCCTGGTCAACTACGACGCGGTCGAACTGCCCGCGCTGCTCGGGCGGTCCACTCCCGAGTTGGCCGCGGCACTGGGGCCGGGATATGAACGAGAGGTCGTCCACCGCGACGACCTGGTGCTGCTGTAGAGAGGCTTCCTGATGAGTGTGCTGGAGCAGGCCGCGGCCGCCCGCATCGCGTCGTTCGATCTGGCCGCGGCCACCCGCGCCGAGAAGGACGCGGCCCTGCTGCTGATGGCCGACCGCCTGGTCGAGCGGACCGACGACATCGTGCACGCCAACGGCGTCGACGTCGCGACCGCCCGGGCGAACGGCACGTCCGAGTCGATGATCGACAGGCTCCTGCTGACTCCGGAGCGGGTCGCCGCGATGGCCGACGGCCTGCGCCAGCTCGCCGCCCTGCCCGACCCGATCGGTGACGTGGTGCGCGGGTCCACCCTGGCCAACGGCCTGGAGCTGCGGCAGATCCGGGTGCCGTTCGGGGTGGTCGGGATGATCTACGAGGGCCGGCCGAATGTGACCGCCGACGCCGCCGGCATCTGCCTCAAGTCGGGTAACGCGGCACTGCTGCGCGGTTCCGGCTCGGCCTTCTCGTCGAACGCGGCGATCGTCTCGGTGCTCCGCAAGGCGGTCGCCGACGCGGGCCTCCCGGCGAACACGATCCAGCTGCTGGATGCGACCACCCGCGACTCGGTGAAGGAGCTGATGCGGGCCCGCGGCCTGGTCGACGTGCTGATCCCGCGCGGCGGCGCCGACCTGATCAAGACCGTGGTCGAGCAGTCGACGGTGCCGGTGATCGAGACCGGGGTGGGCAACTGCCACGTTTACGTCGACGCGGCCGCCGACCTGGAGAAGGCGCTGGCCATCACGATCAACTCGAAGGCGC of the Actinoplanes sichuanensis genome contains:
- a CDS encoding TetR/AcrR family transcriptional regulator, with amino-acid sequence MSAANLRARVRAEMTEEIKSVAKRHLATDGANLSLRAVARDLGMASSAVYRYFASRDELLTALIIDAYGAVGDAAEQAAADKATPLEKWLAIGHAAREWALANPHEWALIYGSPVPGYSAPRDTVEPATRVMLLLGATLAEAHRSHEITVRPPLTGRFAEELAGVASAYLPDLGARVIADTIAAFFQICGAISFELFGQLNNTIEEDRKGFFDYQLRAAANLAGLIE
- a CDS encoding MGMT family protein, whose protein sequence is MTPQEYVEEVLALVESIPAGRVMSYGAIADALADRSGRNSPRQVGRIMALHGGGIPWHRVCSGGGRLPPGHEARAKALLLAEGVPMRGDRVLMADAGWTPVIR
- the proB gene encoding glutamate 5-kinase, with the translated sequence MREVVTGARRIVVKVGSSSLTTATGGIDEQRVDALVDVLGSLATGGREVVLVSSGAIAAGLAPLQLRRRPRDLATQQAAASVGQGLLIARYTAGFARHGLTVGQVLLTVDDVTRRAHYRNAYRTLRKLLDLGALPIVNENDTVATEEIRFGDNDRLAALVAALADADLLVLLSDVDALYTGNPADPTSRRIPLVRDDTDLEGIAIGSAGRSGVGTGGMVTKVEAARIATGFGIPVVLTAAPLAGPALSGEEVGTLFEAADHRPAARLFWLAHATAPRGRLHLDEGAVAAIVARRKSLLPAGITAVDGSFAAGDPVDLIDAGSGTPVARGLVNYDAVELPALLGRSTPELAAALGPGYEREVVHRDDLVLL
- a CDS encoding glutamate-5-semialdehyde dehydrogenase → MSVLEQAAAARIASFDLAAATRAEKDAALLLMADRLVERTDDIVHANGVDVATARANGTSESMIDRLLLTPERVAAMADGLRQLAALPDPIGDVVRGSTLANGLELRQIRVPFGVVGMIYEGRPNVTADAAGICLKSGNAALLRGSGSAFSSNAAIVSVLRKAVADAGLPANTIQLLDATTRDSVKELMRARGLVDVLIPRGGADLIKTVVEQSTVPVIETGVGNCHVYVDAAADLEKALAITINSKAQRPSVCNAAESLLVHAEIADTFLPLVLSSLADAGVTVHGDARVAGYSDDVVPATEEDWGTEFLSLDITVAVVDGLDDALDHIRRYGTGHTEAIVSESMGATRRFVAGVDAAAVMVNASTRFTDGGEFGFGAEIGISTQKLHARGPMGLPELTSTKYVVTGNGHTR